A single region of the Terriglobales bacterium genome encodes:
- the rlmB gene encoding 23S rRNA (guanosine(2251)-2'-O)-methyltransferase RlmB yields MDVIYGIHSVAEALKARARNFDHVEIAKERSDPKMQRIIDDCRASGIPVRFVPREALDRLARTANHQGVVAVTTSKQYSQADDLIENRKGEWSFLVVLDGVEDPHNLGAVLRAADGAGADGVIVPERRAAHVTGTVAKSSAGASEHVPIAKVTNISRTLEDMKDQNIWIVGLDERGDQTYDQVDYKMHCALVFGAEGKGLHEHVRKHCDFLVRLPMAGSVSSLNVSVAAGIVMYEVVRQRTNQDSTPETQRHRGKK; encoded by the coding sequence ATCCATTCCGTCGCCGAGGCGCTGAAGGCGCGCGCCCGCAACTTCGACCACGTCGAGATCGCCAAGGAGCGCAGCGACCCCAAGATGCAGCGCATCATCGACGACTGCCGCGCCTCCGGCATCCCGGTGCGCTTCGTGCCGCGCGAGGCGCTCGACCGCCTGGCCCGCACCGCGAACCACCAGGGCGTGGTCGCGGTCACGACTTCCAAGCAGTACTCGCAAGCCGACGACCTGATCGAGAACCGAAAGGGCGAGTGGAGCTTCCTCGTCGTGCTCGACGGGGTGGAAGACCCGCACAACCTGGGCGCGGTGCTGCGCGCCGCCGACGGCGCCGGCGCCGACGGCGTGATCGTGCCCGAGCGCCGCGCCGCGCACGTGACCGGCACAGTCGCAAAGTCCTCCGCCGGCGCGAGCGAGCACGTCCCCATCGCCAAGGTCACCAACATCTCGCGCACGCTCGAGGACATGAAAGACCAGAACATCTGGATCGTGGGGCTCGACGAGCGCGGCGACCAGACCTACGACCAGGTCGATTACAAGATGCACTGCGCGCTCGTCTTCGGCGCCGAGGGCAAGGGACTGCACGAGCACGTCCGCAAGCACTGCGACTTCCTGGTGCGCCTGCCCATGGCCGGCTCCGTCAGCTCGCTCAACGTCTCCGTCGCCGCCGGCATCGTGATGTACGAAGTCGTGCGCCAGCGCACAAATCAAGATTCCACCCCAGAGACCCAGAGGCACAGAGGAAAGAAGTAG